The Effusibacillus pohliae DSM 22757 genome has a window encoding:
- the pheA gene encoding prephenate dehydratase: MKVGCLGPRGTFSEEASLRFFAGQDVEWSLYPSILDVLDAVQEQAIDYGVVPIENSIEGSVNMTLDGLAQDPDLFVIAEIVLPIEQNLLVNEGAALGEIREIWSHPQALAQCRNFIRELGVKVKTWDSTATAAAEVAASGRKDIGAIGNAWAAKNFGLKILRSNLQDNSENHTRFVVVQRDGQAVSESDKTMLLVTLSEERAGALVHVLNVFAALDLNLTRIESRPTKKKLGTYQFFIDVEAGLYDDLLQKAISIIGTYGHQVRVLGSYRRDTKI, from the coding sequence ATGAAAGTTGGTTGCTTGGGACCTAGAGGGACCTTTTCGGAGGAAGCGTCCCTCCGTTTTTTTGCAGGACAGGATGTGGAGTGGAGTTTGTATCCGTCGATCCTCGATGTGCTCGATGCGGTGCAAGAGCAAGCGATCGATTACGGGGTGGTGCCGATCGAGAACTCGATCGAAGGCTCCGTCAACATGACGCTGGACGGACTGGCGCAGGATCCCGATCTGTTTGTCATTGCCGAGATCGTGCTGCCGATCGAGCAGAATCTGCTGGTGAACGAAGGCGCCGCACTGGGCGAGATCCGGGAAATCTGGTCGCATCCGCAGGCGCTGGCGCAATGCCGCAACTTCATCCGCGAACTGGGCGTGAAAGTCAAGACGTGGGACAGCACGGCGACTGCGGCGGCGGAAGTGGCCGCATCTGGCAGAAAAGATATCGGAGCAATCGGGAATGCCTGGGCGGCAAAAAATTTTGGCCTGAAAATTCTGCGGTCCAATCTGCAGGACAATTCGGAAAATCATACGCGGTTCGTGGTGGTGCAGAGAGACGGGCAAGCGGTTTCGGAATCCGACAAGACAATGCTGCTCGTGACGCTCAGCGAGGAGCGGGCGGGGGCGCTCGTGCACGTGTTGAACGTGTTTGCCGCGCTGGATCTGAATCTGACGCGGATCGAGTCGCGTCCGACCAAGAAAAAGCTGGGCACATACCAGTTTTTTATCGATGTGGAGGCAGGTTTGTACGATGACTTGCTGCAAAAAGCCATTTCGATCATTGGCACCTACGGACATCAGGTCCGCGTTCTGGGGAGCTACCGAAGAGACACAAAAATTTAA